The following are encoded together in the Nocardioides thalensis genome:
- a CDS encoding nuclear transport factor 2 family protein, with amino-acid sequence MDLQELSDRAEINDVLHRYTIAVDTGEWDRLDNVFTPDAQIDYSETGGTIGVYPEVKAWLAENLPAFSTRCMHSLAQVVINFANTRDEARVTAYFHNPMLVADGQGGERLVEVGGIYHHTMTRTQFGWRSKKLHEQLVWTRGF; translated from the coding sequence ATGGACCTCCAGGAGCTGAGCGACCGCGCCGAGATCAACGACGTCCTGCATCGCTACACGATCGCCGTCGACACCGGCGAGTGGGACCGTCTCGACAACGTCTTCACCCCTGACGCCCAGATCGACTACTCCGAGACCGGCGGCACGATCGGCGTCTACCCCGAGGTCAAGGCCTGGCTGGCCGAGAACCTGCCCGCCTTCTCGACGAGGTGCATGCACTCGCTGGCGCAGGTGGTCATCAACTTCGCCAACACCCGCGACGAGGCGCGTGTGACGGCGTACTTCCACAACCCCATGCTCGTCGCCGACGGCCAGGGCGGCGAGCGGCTGGTCGAGGTGGGCGGGATCTACCACCACACGATGACCCGCACCCAGTTCGGCTGGCGCTCGAAGAAGCTGCACGAGCAGCTGGTCTGGACCAGGGGTTTCTAG
- a CDS encoding TIGR03619 family F420-dependent LLM class oxidoreductase encodes MRFTYAEAMTQATYYAPLAQAAEAAGYTSMTVADSLIYPQESDSTYPYTDTGDREFLQGKEFIETMVLCAHLFAVTETLRLTPFVLKLPVRPPVLVAKQASSIAYLSGNRLGLGVGLSPWPEDFAALGVPWEKRGKRMDECMDILRGLTSGEFFGYQGEFFQFEPLQQCPAPTEKIPLLVGGHSDAALRRAVRKGDGWMHAGGDGEELDRLLARLAEIRKEEGDTRDASEFEVHVISYDAYTPDGVKRLEDKGVTDCIVGFRVPYIKGPDTEPLETKVKHLEQYAENVIAKVS; translated from the coding sequence ATGCGGTTCACGTACGCCGAGGCGATGACGCAGGCGACCTACTACGCACCCCTGGCCCAGGCCGCCGAGGCGGCGGGCTACACGAGCATGACCGTCGCGGACAGCCTGATCTATCCGCAGGAGTCGGACTCGACGTACCCCTACACCGACACCGGCGACCGCGAGTTCCTCCAGGGCAAGGAGTTCATCGAGACGATGGTGCTCTGCGCGCACCTGTTCGCGGTGACCGAGACGCTGCGGCTCACGCCGTTCGTGCTCAAGCTGCCGGTCCGCCCCCCGGTGCTGGTCGCCAAGCAGGCGTCCTCGATCGCCTACCTCTCGGGCAACCGGCTCGGCCTCGGCGTCGGCCTGTCCCCGTGGCCCGAGGACTTCGCCGCCCTCGGCGTGCCGTGGGAGAAGCGCGGCAAGCGGATGGACGAGTGCATGGACATCCTCCGCGGCCTGACCTCCGGGGAGTTCTTCGGCTACCAGGGCGAGTTCTTCCAGTTCGAGCCGCTCCAGCAGTGCCCGGCCCCGACCGAGAAGATCCCGCTCCTCGTCGGCGGTCACTCCGACGCGGCGCTGCGGCGCGCCGTACGCAAGGGAGACGGGTGGATGCACGCCGGCGGCGACGGCGAGGAGCTCGACCGGCTGCTCGCCCGGCTGGCGGAGATCCGCAAGGAGGAGGGCGACACCCGCGACGCCTCGGAGTTCGAGGTGCACGTCATCTCCTACGACGCCTACACCCCCGACGGCGTCAAGCGCCTCGAGGACAAGGGCGTCACCGACTGCATCGTCGGCTTCCGGGTCCCCTACATCAAGGGCCCCGACACCGAGCCGCTGGAGACCAAGGTCAAGCACCTCGAGCAGTACGCCGAGAACGTGATCGCGAAGGTCTCATGA
- a CDS encoding aldo/keto reductase: MTIPQIKLNDGTSIPQFGLGLWQVPPADTERVVSEALELGYRHLDTAQMYGNEQGTGAAIATSGLDRADVYVTTKLNNNRHEPAAAKESLKVSLEKLGLDRVDLFLIHWPLPTRYDGDFVSTWEALVELREEGLATSIGVSNFQPAHLDVIIERTGVVPAANQVEIHPYFANEDVRAASRRHDVAVEAWSPLGQGGGELDDPVVTRIASDHGKTPAQVLLRWALDRGDIVFPKSLRRERLAENLDVFDFGLTDDEVASLAALDKGEAGRQGPNPDTFDWIPS; this comes from the coding sequence GTGACCATTCCACAGATCAAGCTCAACGACGGAACGTCCATCCCGCAGTTCGGCCTCGGGCTCTGGCAGGTCCCGCCAGCGGACACCGAGCGCGTCGTGTCCGAGGCGCTCGAGCTCGGCTACCGCCACCTCGACACCGCCCAGATGTACGGCAACGAGCAGGGGACCGGGGCGGCGATCGCGACCTCGGGCCTCGACCGCGCCGACGTGTACGTCACGACCAAGCTCAACAACAACCGGCACGAGCCCGCAGCGGCCAAGGAGTCGCTGAAGGTGTCGCTCGAGAAGCTGGGCCTGGACAGGGTCGACCTGTTCCTCATCCACTGGCCGCTCCCCACCCGGTACGACGGCGACTTCGTCTCGACCTGGGAGGCGCTGGTGGAGCTGCGCGAGGAGGGACTCGCCACGTCCATCGGTGTGTCCAACTTCCAGCCCGCCCACCTTGACGTGATCATCGAGCGGACGGGCGTCGTCCCGGCGGCGAACCAGGTGGAGATCCACCCCTACTTCGCCAACGAGGATGTCCGCGCGGCCTCGCGCCGGCACGACGTGGCCGTGGAGGCGTGGTCCCCGCTGGGTCAGGGCGGCGGCGAGCTCGACGACCCCGTCGTCACGCGGATCGCCAGCGACCACGGCAAGACGCCTGCCCAGGTGCTGCTGCGCTGGGCCCTCGACCGCGGTGACATCGTCTTCCCCAAGTCGCTGCGCAGGGAGCGGCTGGCCGAGAACCTCGACGTCTTCGACTTCGGTCTCACGGACGACGAGGTTGCCTCGCTGGCGGCGCTCGACAAGGGCGAGGCCGGCCGGCAGGGGCCGAACCCCGACACGTTCGACTGGATCCCTAGCTGA